Proteins encoded in a region of the Stieleria neptunia genome:
- a CDS encoding RNA polymerase sigma factor, whose protein sequence is MNHLNHQCDPSCDDAASEPLSDQAWLTQVFRENELPMMGYATHLLGDRDRASDVVQDTFVRLCKQPRQQVQDRVRQWLFRVCRNRALDILKKESRMKTLDDANASRQISRDSDPVSIAEMTERYENAQGLLATLPPRQQEVIRLKIHGDLSYREISELTGLSVGNVGYLLSTGLKLIRNRLATAE, encoded by the coding sequence ATGAACCATTTGAATCACCAATGCGACCCATCGTGCGACGATGCCGCCAGCGAGCCGCTGAGCGACCAAGCATGGCTGACCCAAGTCTTTCGGGAAAACGAACTCCCAATGATGGGCTATGCGACACACCTACTGGGCGATCGCGACCGCGCAAGCGACGTCGTTCAAGACACGTTTGTTCGACTGTGCAAGCAGCCTCGCCAGCAGGTCCAAGATCGCGTTCGACAATGGCTGTTTCGGGTCTGCCGCAATCGCGCCTTGGACATCCTGAAGAAGGAGAGCCGGATGAAAACACTCGACGATGCAAACGCCTCACGCCAAATCAGCCGAGACTCCGATCCCGTGTCCATCGCCGAGATGACCGAACGTTACGAAAACGCGCAAGGCCTGTTGGCCACGCTGCCGCCGCGACAGCAAGAAGTCATTCGCTTGAAGATCCATGGGGATTTGAGCTACCGCGAAATCAGCGAATTGACGGGGCTGAGCGTCGGCAATGTCGGGTACCTGCTGAGCACCGGTTTGAAACTGATACGCAACCGACTGGCGACCGCTGAATGA
- a CDS encoding YfbK domain-containing protein — translation MASEPTDQRARIEERATAFVFGELAREEATEFMKLMDGSPEVRAIVASVRDAVGAVKAEFAADTEGVNLADRQRIENAIRDPLPQPPPVVATTSDASTRTWVLGLAIAATLLLVSGLTLPALNRVITANTDTRQLRERISQMETEQQRLVAEKRSVERELAAVRATLADGAVLPAQPNPGNVPTTDVETTEPHAPSLASSGTGAQDAETPNTEPADTGATEIETPAMQPELATDAQPEPTTRRQNEPTEPGGTLDERTMLAHSELAHSELAHSELAHSELAHSELAHSELAQSELAQSVLAQSEQVDEEGAQGRPNGPATAIPMNPLLAQPVPPPYGGRPRRPPQGPEFRVGDAEDMAEMMGAGREMIGNGLAAGQPAGQPRPSLSDGDQFAPIIENPFLPVASAPLSTFSIDVDSAAYAKVRMNLTEYNQWPNPDAVRIEELINSFDYHYAPPQDDRPFAAAMEIAECPWNGKHRLARIGIQAKVADADRPPSNLVFLLDVSGSMNRPNKLPLVVGGMKMLVEQLGENDSVAIVVYAGAAGLVLDATAGDRKKVIIDSLDRVRAGGATDGGHGIQLAYSIARDHFVDGGTNRVILCSDGDFNLGLADTDELIQVVENNAKRDIFLTVLGFGSDKHNDAVLDQIRNKGNGHYAFIDRPDQAHQVLVEQMQGSLVTVAKDVDIQVEFNPMEVESYRMIGCENRILNAKDFDDDDQDGEIEAGHTVTALYEIVPRRKLQSEDPAPTPAPLDDLKYQRPVRYSDQAASGEILTLKLRYQPPTGDQRKRIEFAVKDSGKAFRRTDRDFQFAASVAAFAMLLRNSPHKGDCNFDMVEEIATAGAQDDRSGYRDEFLSLVKLAKQLGEE, via the coding sequence ATGGCATCCGAACCCACCGACCAACGAGCAAGGATCGAAGAGCGCGCGACCGCGTTTGTGTTCGGCGAACTGGCGCGCGAGGAAGCGACCGAATTCATGAAGTTGATGGACGGGTCACCGGAAGTCCGGGCGATCGTCGCGTCGGTTCGTGACGCCGTCGGGGCCGTCAAAGCCGAGTTCGCCGCAGACACCGAGGGCGTCAATCTGGCCGACCGTCAACGCATCGAAAACGCCATCCGTGACCCGCTGCCCCAGCCGCCGCCGGTGGTGGCGACCACGTCGGATGCCTCAACGCGAACCTGGGTGCTCGGGCTGGCCATCGCGGCGACCTTGCTGCTGGTCTCCGGGCTCACGCTGCCCGCGCTCAATCGAGTCATCACGGCGAACACCGACACCCGCCAGCTGCGCGAGCGGATCAGCCAGATGGAAACCGAACAACAGCGGCTGGTCGCAGAAAAACGTTCGGTGGAAAGGGAACTGGCGGCCGTCCGTGCGACGCTTGCCGACGGCGCTGTCTTGCCCGCCCAACCGAATCCGGGAAACGTTCCGACGACAGACGTGGAGACAACCGAGCCCCACGCTCCATCCCTGGCAAGCTCCGGCACCGGAGCACAGGACGCCGAGACACCAAACACCGAGCCCGCCGACACCGGCGCGACCGAAATCGAGACTCCGGCAATGCAGCCCGAGCTGGCCACCGATGCGCAGCCCGAACCGACGACACGACGACAGAACGAACCCACCGAACCAGGCGGGACGCTAGACGAACGCACCATGCTGGCCCACTCAGAGCTGGCCCACTCAGAGCTGGCCCACTCAGAGCTGGCCCACTCAGAGCTGGCCCACTCAGAGCTGGCCCACTCAGAGCTGGCCCAGTCAGAGCTCGCCCAGTCAGTGCTCGCCCAATCGGAGCAAGTGGACGAGGAGGGCGCGCAAGGCCGACCGAACGGTCCCGCCACTGCGATCCCGATGAATCCGCTGCTGGCCCAGCCGGTGCCGCCGCCCTATGGCGGTCGTCCGCGGCGCCCGCCCCAAGGCCCGGAGTTTCGGGTCGGAGATGCCGAAGACATGGCAGAAATGATGGGTGCCGGTAGGGAGATGATCGGCAATGGTCTGGCCGCCGGACAACCCGCCGGACAACCGCGACCAAGTCTGAGCGACGGAGATCAATTCGCGCCGATCATCGAGAACCCTTTCCTGCCGGTTGCCAGCGCGCCGCTTTCGACATTTTCGATCGACGTCGATTCCGCCGCCTATGCCAAGGTGCGGATGAATCTGACCGAGTACAATCAATGGCCCAATCCGGACGCGGTCCGAATCGAAGAACTGATCAATTCCTTCGACTACCACTACGCGCCTCCGCAAGACGACCGTCCCTTCGCCGCGGCGATGGAGATCGCCGAGTGTCCTTGGAACGGGAAACATCGATTGGCCCGAATCGGCATCCAGGCCAAGGTCGCCGACGCCGATCGACCGCCGAGCAATCTGGTGTTCTTGCTGGACGTGTCGGGGTCGATGAATCGCCCCAACAAATTGCCGCTGGTGGTCGGTGGCATGAAAATGCTGGTCGAGCAACTCGGCGAAAACGATTCGGTCGCGATTGTGGTTTACGCCGGGGCGGCCGGCTTGGTGCTCGATGCGACCGCCGGAGACCGCAAGAAGGTCATCATCGATTCGCTTGATCGCGTTCGTGCCGGCGGGGCGACCGACGGCGGCCACGGCATTCAACTGGCCTACAGCATCGCCCGCGACCACTTCGTCGACGGTGGCACCAATCGCGTCATCTTGTGCAGCGACGGTGATTTCAACCTCGGCCTCGCCGATACCGACGAACTGATCCAAGTGGTCGAAAACAATGCCAAACGCGACATTTTCTTGACCGTGCTCGGGTTCGGCAGCGACAAACACAACGACGCAGTGTTGGACCAGATCCGCAACAAGGGCAATGGCCACTATGCATTCATCGATCGCCCAGACCAAGCCCACCAAGTGTTGGTCGAGCAGATGCAGGGCAGTCTGGTAACCGTCGCCAAAGACGTCGACATTCAAGTCGAGTTCAACCCGATGGAAGTCGAATCCTATCGAATGATCGGTTGCGAAAACCGTATCTTGAATGCGAAAGATTTCGACGACGACGATCAAGACGGTGAAATCGAAGCCGGACACACGGTCACGGCGTTGTATGAGATCGTTCCCAGACGCAAGCTCCAGTCCGAAGATCCGGCGCCGACTCCCGCGCCGCTGGACGACTTGAAATACCAACGCCCCGTTCGCTACAGCGATCAAGCCGCCAGCGGCGAGATCTTGACGCTGAAGCTTCGCTACCAACCGCCGACAGGCGATCAACGCAAACGGATCGAGTTTGCGGTCAAAGACAGCGGCAAGGCATTCCGCCGCACCGACCGCGATTTCCAATTCGCCGCATCGGTCGCCGCCTTCGCCATGCTGCTGCGAAACTCCCCGCACAAGGGCGATTGCAACTTTGACATGGTCGAAGAAATCGCCACCGCCGGCGCCCAGGACGATCGCTCGGGTTACCGCGACGAGTTTCTTTCCTTGGTCAAACTGGCGAAACAACTCGGTGAAGAATGA